Sequence from the Catenuloplanes indicus genome:
CGTCAGCCTCGACAACGACGGCTGGCCGCACAAGGCCCCGTTCGACAAGATCACTGGCCGGCGCCGCGACGGCCTCCAGCTCGACTCCCCGACCGGCGAGCCGTGGCCGGTCGCGCTCGCCGTCGCCGTCGCCCGCTGGCGGAGGCTCCTGCACGCGGTCGGCCGCGGCGGGTACGACGAGGACGCGCGGCGCCGTGACCGGCACGTGCGCTGGGCGCAACGCCTCGTCCACGGTCTGGACCTGTCCGCGGCCGTCGGCGAGGTCGCCGCGTTCACCCCACCGCCGGATGCGCCGGACGCCGAGGCGGAGCAGCGGCGGCTCGCCGCCGCGTACCTCGCCGTCTACCAGCGCCTCGATGCCGGTGATGCCGTCCCGGACATCGTCGCTGACCTCCCGCCGGACGGCCGCGAACCCGCGTGGCGGATGCCCGACGGCCAGCCCGTCGACCGGCATCCCGACGCCATCCACGAAGGCGACATCCTCGCCGGCATCTATGACCACCATGGCGGCGGTCTCGTCCTCATCTCGCAGGTGGTCGGCCCGGTCACAGCCGTGTCCGGCATCCGCCACCGCGACCACCGGGACTGGATCACTCTCGCCCTCCACGACGGCAGCACCCATGAACTCGCCACCAGCCGCTGGCTCGCCGTCCACTGCCCCCACCCGCAGCAGCCGTGACCACCACACGTGCGGCCAGGGCGCGGCGTTGTCGTGCGCCCCCGGGTTCAGGCTCTCGCGCTATGAGGCACGGGCCCTCCGTGGGCCCGTAACGATCCGATATCGCTGAAGAAGGGGTCCTTCCTGCCCATGTCAGAGCATCAGTTCCAGCGCGGTGACCGCGTCATCTGCAACCCGGACCACGTCGCCGCCAGGTACCACGGCATCGTGTGGACCATCGACCGGATCGGCCCCGTCAACGCCTTCCTCACCCACCCGCACGGCGGCGTCGGCCTCAAGGTCCCGCCCGCCCTGCTCCTGCCCGCCCCGGACGACACGGACACCACTGCGGCCGCAGCTGAGGTGGTGCCGCTGCCGCTCGAGCTCGGTGCCGTCGTCACCGTCGCCTCCCCGACCTGGCGCGGCGGCACCGATCCGCACGTGGTCCTCAAGGACAACGGCGACACCCTGCGCATCGTCCGGCTCGGCGGCGCCGGCAACCGCTACTGGCCCAAGATCCCCCGCGCCTGGCTGACCGAGGTCAACCCCGACAGAGTCCGCGCCTCCGTCGCCGCCATCGCCCGCGAGTCCCGGTGAACGCCCATGGACGCTCCCACCGACGCCGCGCCGCCGCCGGCACGCTTGCCGACGCTCGCCACGGCCGCGCGCTGGTACGCGGCCGCAGGCATCCCGGTCATGCCGCTGCACACCCCGACCGCCTGCGGGTGCTCCTGCACCGCCGGGCCGGAATGCGGCTCACCCGGCAAACACCCGCGGCTTCAGCACGGCCTGCACGAGGCCTCCGCCGATCTGCGCCGGGTCCGGGAGTGGTGGCGGCGCTGGCCGCAGGCGAACATCGGCCTGGCCACCGGCGGCAGCCTCGACGTCTGCGACATCGACACCACCACCGGCCTCACCCGCGTCCTCGACGTCCTCGACGTCGTACGCCCCGCTGGGCCGCTGGTACGGACCGGGTACGGCTGGCACCTGTGGTTCGCCGCCAACGGACTTCCGTCCCGGATCGGACTGCTGCCCGGCGTCGACTGGCGCGGACGCGGCGGCTACGTCGTCGCGCCACCATCCGTGCACGCCACCGGCAGCCGGTACGCCTTCCAGCAGCCGTGGAGACCGGGCACGCCGCTGCCGGTATGCCCGCCCGCGCTACGGCGGCTCGTACAGCCCGCACCGCCGCCGGCTCCGGCCGGGACGACGGCAGGTGAGGTCGCGGACCTGGACCGATACACGCAGGCCGCGCTCGACGGCGAGGTGGCCCGGATCCGTGCCGCGCCACGGCCGGTGTATACGGGCGGGCGGCGGGTGTCCGGGGGCGGACGAAACAACGCGGTGCATCTGGCTGCGTTCCGCCTCGGGCAGCTCGCCGCCCGCGGCACCCTCGACCAGGCTGAAATCTGGTCGCGGCTGATCACCGTGGCGACGGACGTCGGCCTCGCCACGCGCGAAGCCGAACGCACCATCGCGTCGGGGTGGCGTGCGGGTCTGCGCCGCCCCCGGGCCGTTGTCTCCCGTGCACGGCGGGGACGCGCGTTTATGAGGTAGCACGAGCGGCACATACCGCGAGGTCGGGGCGGCACCGCAGAGTCTTGCGGGGATCATTCCCCGGAGCCGCCCCGACCCGGAATCTACTCGCCAGCGAGGCCGGGCGAGTCGGTCCCGGCTATCCACGGCACCTCGTCAAGCAGGCAGGCGGAACCGCGTGGAGCATTTCGCTCCTCGCGTGTCTGTCCATGCGAGCTCGATCCACTCGGGGTAGTTACCCGTCCGGGGAATCCACGCGTCCGGCGTGGACTCGCCGGGATGCACAAGCTCTTGATGTGTCCCTTCAAGCATAAGTTCACCGCCGTTGCTCTGCGAGAACGTCATGTCCTTGGCCGGGGCATCGCCGCCATTTGTCCACGTTAGGACGAAGGTACCGTGAGACTTCGGCGTGACGTGACAGTCGAATGCCGCTTGCGGCTGTGGCACCTCCTGAAGAAGGTGCCATGAACCGCTGCCAGACCGCACGCACTCGATCTCCAACCGGATCGGTGTCTCGTCGTACCGTGCGGCCCATTCGGCGGAGTTGATCCATCCCGCGGGCACGCTGGGCTCCATTACGAGCGTGCGACGATCGCCGCAGCGCAGGGCAGAGAGGTGCACGCTCCGGCCC
This genomic interval carries:
- a CDS encoding bifunctional DNA primase/polymerase; its protein translation is MDAPTDAAPPPARLPTLATAARWYAAAGIPVMPLHTPTACGCSCTAGPECGSPGKHPRLQHGLHEASADLRRVREWWRRWPQANIGLATGGSLDVCDIDTTTGLTRVLDVLDVVRPAGPLVRTGYGWHLWFAANGLPSRIGLLPGVDWRGRGGYVVAPPSVHATGSRYAFQQPWRPGTPLPVCPPALRRLVQPAPPPAPAGTTAGEVADLDRYTQAALDGEVARIRAAPRPVYTGGRRVSGGGRNNAVHLAAFRLGQLAARGTLDQAEIWSRLITVATDVGLATREAERTIASGWRAGLRRPRAVVSRARRGRAFMR